Proteins encoded within one genomic window of Chrysemys picta bellii isolate R12L10 chromosome 6, ASM1138683v2, whole genome shotgun sequence:
- the LRRC70 gene encoding leucine-rich repeat-containing protein 70 — MTEKAKDRDVCGLQSSVPCTGVFLHILNCFLLLLLQKEVLGCPSVCQLCTGKQVNCRNLGLSSIPKNFPKSTVLVYLSGNNISHVIPNELTGLQKLAVLYLDNSSISYVHPKAFVELSKLCYLHLNNNHIKRLDPGIFEGLSDLHCLYLQNNQISFVPRGLFSGLISVRYLTLERNRLSILGSGTFLGMISLQTLNLANNKISRISDTAFHHLGNLVYLYLEGNNLTHVPSKAIGILKNLERLSLSHNPVGSIHPFAFKGLDRLEYLSLKSAKIKSIIMNGFAGLNNLKKLILSHNDLEHVNSNTFTSLHNLMYLQLDKNKIVSIGDNAFEKMGSFLKILNLASNNLTNLQPKVLKPLVSLTHLQANNNPWNCSCTLLGLRNWLALSSISVKIHCQNPPSMRGRPLRYVKWTEFTNCAITTTNPETAWSVASVGIHHSTATLVMAWHMVTTYDKLVHLENAGTKRVTFWGRDPTTSASQFLYEEYAAGNPSEATTVLSVLPVQTAAQIVPVNLTMEQKSEFPPDAASVSLKTSLICTQQVEKLNQAFDILLAFFILACAVILFLIYKIVQFRQKLKMRGDSGEKGIEYYSSYQAGRYNVTDPVQSLPQNPMRSSELDQIKFIKRTMPESQAQVILFEHSAL, encoded by the coding sequence ATGACTGAGAAAGCCAAAGACAGGGATGTGTGTGGACTTCAAAGTTCTGTACCCTGCACAGGAGTATTCCTCCATATCCTTAACTGTTTTCTTTTGTTGCTGCTCCAGAAAGAGGTACTTGGCTGTCCATCCGTCTGCCAGCTCTGCACTGGGAAACAAGTTAATTGTCGTAACTTAGGTCTTTCAAGCATTCCAAAGAACTTTCCAAaaagtacagtacttgtataCCTCAGTGGGAATAATATATCGCATGTAATTCCAAATGAATTAACAGGCCTTCAGAAGCTTGCTGTGCTCTATTTGGATAATTCCAGCATTTCATATGTGCATCCAAAGGCTTTTGTTGAACTTAGTAAACTGTGCTACTTACATCTAAATAATAATCACATAAAACGTTTGGATCCAGGAATATTTGAAGGGCTTTCAGATCTTCATTGTTTATACCTTCAGAATAATCAAATATCTTTTGTTCCTAGAGGATTATTTAGTGGTCTCATTTCAGTTCGATACTTAACGCTTGAAAGAAATCGCCTCAGTATCCTTGGAAGTGGCACTTTCTTGGGAATGATTAGTCTTCAAACGCTTAATCTAGCCAACAATAAGATTTCACGGATATCAGATACAGCATTTCATCATCTTGGAAACCTTGTGTATTTGTACCTTGAAGGTAATAATTTAACACATGTGCCATCAAAGGCCATTGGAATACTTAAAAATCTAGAAAGACTTTCCTTGTCTCACAACCCTGTTGGGTCAATACATCCTTTTGCATTTAAAGGACTTGACAGGCTTGaatatctatctttaaaaagtgcaaaaataaaaagcattatCATGAATGGATTTGCTGGATTAAATAACCTTAAAAAGTTAATTTTAAGCCATAATGATTTAGAACATGTAAATTCCAACACTTTTACTTCGTTGCATAATTTAATGTACCTGCAACTAGACAAGAATAAAATAGTTAGTATTGGTGATAATGCATTTGAAAAAATGGGATCTTTTTTAAAGATTCTAAATCTAGCATCTAACAACCTTACCAATTTGCAGCCTAAAGTGCTCAAGCCTTTGGTTTCATTAACTCATCTACAGGCAAATAACAACCCTTGGAACTGTAGCTGCACACTGCTTGGGCTACGTAATTGGCTAGCATTATCTTCAATCTCTGTCAAAATCCATTGTCAAAATCCCCCAAGTATGCGCGGTAGACCTTTGCGTTATGTTAAATGGACCGAATTTACAAACTGTGCTATCACTACCACTAATCCAGAAACCGCCTGGAGTGTAGCATCTGTAGGTATCCATCATAGCACCGCCACTTTAGTGATGGCATGGCATATGGTAACCACATATGATAAACTTGTACATTTGGAAAATGCTGGAACTAAACGTGTTACTTTCTGGGGAAGAGATCCAACCACATCTGCCAGTCAATTTCTTTATGAAGAATATGCTGCTGGGAATCCATCAGAAGCAACAACAGTGTTATCAGTATTACCAGTGCAAACAGCTGCACAGATTGTGCCAGTTAACTTGACCATGGAACAGAAAAGTGAATTTCCTCCAGATGCTGCATCTGTATCCTTAAAAACGTCTCTAATCTGTACACAGCAGGTGGAGAAACTGAATCAGGCATTTGACAttttattagcctttttcattttAGCATGTGCTGTGATCCTTTTTCTAATCTATAAAATTGTCCAGTTTAGACAGAAGCTGAAGATGCGGGGAGACTCGGGGGAAAAGGGAATAGAGTACTACAGTTCTTACCAGGCTGGTAGATACAATGTAACTGACCCAGTTCAGTCCCTACCTCAAAATCCAATGAGAAGTTCAGAATTGGACCAAATTAAGTTTATCAAACGAACAATGCCTGAAAGTCAGGCACAGGTCATCCTGTTTGAACATTCAGCATTGTAA